One Papaver somniferum cultivar HN1 chromosome 10, ASM357369v1, whole genome shotgun sequence genomic window carries:
- the LOC113315104 gene encoding uncharacterized protein LOC113315104, with product MVVNLYQLACGLPMHVDSFTCSLLDAWGISAHQMHQSLCFALKRVLSISIAYYRLINSNRDLNANEISAPTPAVPLNQRPGVTAIESDSESYDCHSPKAPEMNSMETDHCQGSSSPFSLIRIRRRHSQLAIIPRMPMTLELVPVEKGSRGFEKVISPLPLHLMVDVRKFLFREASLCGSKGGFSPVLDGNRESTTSGSSDEVLGMNTENSDDISSGCPSPFIDLGDAEVPSGREAVRGNDFSNTLFASSKDTRQLPMTMFYHQVAEILLKIMEKKLSNHPCHLNLCLPSKYFLTLE from the exons ATGGTAGTTAATCTTTATCAGCTTGCCTGCGGACTTCCTATGCATGTAGACTCTTTTACTTGTTCGCTTCTTGATGCATGGGGAATTTCAGCACATCAAATGCATCAGTCACTTTGTTTTGCATTGAAGCGGGTGCTTTCAATCTCCATCGCTTACTATCGCTTAATTAATTCCAACAG AGATCTGAATGCAAATGAAATCTCAGCCCCGACTCCTGCTGTTCCTCTTAACCAAAGACCAGGAGTTACTGCCATCGAATCTGACTCAGAATCTTACGACTGTCATTCTCCAAAGGCACCAGAAATGAATTCAATGGAGACTGATCACTGCCAAGGATCATCCTCTCCTTTTAGTTTGATTAGAATTCGTCGAAGACATTCACAGCTGGCGATAATTCCTCGGATGCCCATGACTTTGGAGCTAGTACCGGTAGAAAAAGGCTCAAGAGGCTTCGAAAAGGTGATCAGCCCCCTCCCTTTGCATTTAATGGTCGACGTCCGAAAATTCCTCTTTCGAGAAGCGAGCTTGTGTGGCTCGAAAGGTGGATTTTCCCCTGTGCTTGACGGAAATAGAGAGAGCACGACTTCTGGTTCTAGCGATGAGGTTCTTGGAATGAACACTGAAAATTCTGACGATATTTCTTCCGGTTGTCCTAGTCCTTTTATCGACTTAGGTGATGCTGAAGTTCCTTCGGGAAGAGAAGCCGTAAGAGGAAATGATTTCTCCAACACGCTATTTGCATCTAGCAAAGACACGCGACAGCTGCCCATGACGATGTTTTATCACCAG GTCGCAGAGATCCTACTCAAGATAATGGAGAAAAAGTTATCCAACCATCCTTGCCACCTGAACCTTTGTCTGCCTTCGAAGTATTTCCTGACGTTGGAATGA